One part of the Xanthocytophaga agilis genome encodes these proteins:
- a CDS encoding sugar porter family MFS transporter, with protein sequence MNQKQRIFFWSITAALGGFLFGFDTAVISGVEQSLESLWQLDVWEHGLTVSIALIGTVIGSMLGGIPAQRLGRKKTLFWIAVLYLISSIGTALAVNWEMFLIFRFLGGLGVGASSVAAPMYITEISPAKSRGRLVALFQFNIVLGILVAYLSNYLLAEFMTNESWRWMLGVQAFPSIIFLVAVLNIPESPRWLLLAKGQTAQAREVLQLIDPETAEETFIAIQKHVDQPQTTKLFSGSYSTPIMLAVLFAVFNQVSGINAIIYYAPRIFEMTGLGKNSALLSSTGVGVVNLVFTMISLNLIDRYGRKTLMKIGSVGLIITLALVARAFYAQDFSGLTVPLLLFVYIAFFAFSQGAVIWVFISEIFPNEVRASGQALGSFTHWIMAAIITFTFPYLAERFGGGNTFLFFTIMMVLQLLFVLRLMPETKGTSLEQIERTFISH encoded by the coding sequence GAAACAACGTATTTTCTTTTGGTCTATTACTGCAGCCTTGGGAGGCTTCCTTTTTGGTTTTGATACTGCTGTTATCTCCGGCGTAGAGCAATCCCTCGAATCTCTATGGCAACTTGATGTATGGGAACATGGGCTAACGGTATCCATCGCCTTAATTGGGACTGTAATTGGCTCCATGCTAGGTGGTATTCCAGCTCAACGATTAGGCCGAAAAAAAACGCTTTTCTGGATTGCAGTTCTTTATCTGATCTCTTCTATTGGAACAGCTCTTGCTGTTAACTGGGAAATGTTTTTGATCTTTCGCTTCCTGGGCGGCTTAGGAGTAGGTGCATCTTCAGTAGCTGCACCTATGTATATCACTGAAATCTCTCCAGCTAAATCCAGAGGAAGATTGGTTGCTCTTTTTCAATTCAATATTGTGTTAGGAATTCTGGTTGCCTATCTGTCTAACTATCTTCTGGCCGAATTTATGACCAATGAATCCTGGAGATGGATGTTGGGAGTTCAGGCTTTTCCTTCAATAATCTTTCTGGTAGCTGTCTTAAATATTCCAGAAAGTCCACGCTGGCTACTTTTAGCGAAAGGACAAACTGCTCAGGCTCGGGAAGTACTACAACTAATTGATCCGGAAACGGCAGAAGAGACTTTTATAGCCATACAAAAACATGTAGATCAACCTCAGACAACAAAACTCTTTTCTGGTTCTTATAGCACACCTATTATGCTGGCGGTGTTGTTTGCCGTATTTAATCAGGTATCAGGCATTAATGCAATCATCTACTATGCACCACGTATTTTTGAAATGACAGGTCTGGGTAAAAACTCTGCTTTATTATCTTCTACAGGTGTGGGTGTAGTCAATCTGGTATTTACCATGATCTCTTTGAATTTGATTGATCGGTATGGACGCAAAACATTAATGAAAATAGGTTCTGTTGGTTTAATCATCACATTGGCTTTAGTAGCCCGAGCTTTTTATGCTCAGGACTTTAGTGGATTAACTGTTCCTTTACTGTTGTTTGTGTATATAGCCTTTTTTGCATTCTCACAGGGAGCCGTTATATGGGTGTTTATATCCGAGATTTTCCCGAATGAAGTACGGGCTAGTGGACAAGCGTTAGGAAGCTTTACGCACTGGATTATGGCTGCTATTATCACATTCACATTTCCTTACCTGGCAGAACGTTTTGGAGGCGGGAACACATTCCTGTTTTTTACAATCATGATGGTGTTGCAATTATTGTTTGTTCTTCGACTTATGCCAGAAACCAAAGGCACCAGCCTGGAACAAATTGAAAGAACGTTTATATCTCATTAA
- a CDS encoding carbohydrate kinase, whose protein sequence is MNPLIVCFGEILWDVLPTSKQPGGAPMNVAADLRNFGVNAQLISRVGNDELGSELLDFLKQKGISTELVQTGQSHLTGVAKANVSDANEVTYKIVQPVAWDYIQLTQSMEQTVKQSNFFVYGSLVARSQQSQETLLSLLKIAPHKVFDVNLRAPHYTRELVEDLLHQAHIAKLNEHELAELAAWYGDSTELHTTMQALQDRYSLDTICVTLGAQGAALLNKDGFFQQSGFIVEVKDTIGSGDAFLAAFLYKTLQNEVPQKTLEFACATGAFLATKQGATPQFSEEDIYSFLAKAQILSS, encoded by the coding sequence ATGAATCCACTAATCGTTTGTTTTGGAGAGATTCTCTGGGATGTATTGCCCACCAGTAAACAACCCGGAGGTGCGCCAATGAATGTAGCAGCGGACCTTCGGAATTTTGGTGTCAATGCTCAGCTTATAAGTCGGGTAGGAAATGACGAACTAGGCAGTGAATTACTGGATTTTCTAAAACAGAAAGGTATCTCGACCGAACTAGTCCAAACAGGGCAATCACATCTTACAGGTGTAGCCAAAGCCAATGTTTCGGATGCGAATGAAGTGACGTATAAAATTGTTCAGCCTGTAGCATGGGATTATATACAGTTAACTCAAAGCATGGAACAAACTGTAAAACAAAGTAACTTCTTTGTATATGGCAGTCTTGTAGCCCGTAGTCAGCAATCACAGGAGACTCTTCTATCACTGCTAAAGATAGCCCCACATAAAGTTTTTGATGTAAACTTAAGAGCACCACATTATACACGAGAATTAGTAGAAGATCTGTTACACCAGGCTCACATAGCAAAATTGAATGAGCATGAACTGGCAGAATTGGCAGCCTGGTATGGAGACTCAACAGAATTACATACTACCATGCAGGCATTACAAGATCGCTACTCTCTAGACACGATTTGTGTAACATTAGGTGCTCAGGGAGCAGCGTTGCTAAACAAAGATGGATTCTTTCAGCAATCAGGCTTCATTGTCGAAGTAAAAGATACCATTGGTAGTGGTGATGCATTTCTGGCTGCCTTTCTTTACAAAACCTTACAAAATGAGGTGCCTCAGAAAACACTTGAATTTGCGTGTGCAACAGGAGCCTTTCTGGCAACGAAACAAGGGGCCACTCCACAATTTTCTGAAGAAGATATATACTCATTTTTAGCAAAGGCTCAGATACTTTCTTCGTGA
- a CDS encoding glycoside hydrolase family 32 protein codes for MYKRLACLFLLIHVVYYSVAQNEPHRPQFHFSPNKHWMNDPNGMVYYKGTYHLFFQHYPDGTTWGPMHWGHATSADLVHWTEQPIALYPDSLGYIFSGSVVVDKDNTSGLGKNGVSPLVAIFTHHNPDLEKQKSDKYQYQSLAYSLDEGKTWKKYENNPVLPNPGITDFRDPKVRWYEPQQKWIMSLATKDRITFYSSPNLKNWTKESEFGQDAGSHGGVWECPDLFPLTANGKTAWVLLVSINPGGPNEGSATQYFIGDFDGKTFKPYSKETKWIDYGTDNYAGVTIANTNERTLFLGWMSNWLYGEKVPTSPWRSAMTVPRELGLTQIKKDWFLTSVPVKELNVLKGESFSLKKENIKGGRPLTSKLKNETGLFKLDVSAQNTNDFSIVLANDRGNEVIIGYDKASNVYYIDRTHSGQTNFREGFGKRYTAPRLSADQIISLTVIVDVASVELFADNGLTVMTGIFFPEQPMSQLYIKSAKGIFIENLLYTKLKPSVKQPVKN; via the coding sequence ATGTATAAACGGCTGGCTTGTCTTTTCTTATTGATCCATGTGGTCTATTATTCTGTGGCCCAGAACGAACCTCATCGTCCACAGTTTCATTTCTCCCCTAACAAGCATTGGATGAATGATCCAAATGGAATGGTGTATTATAAGGGGACTTATCATCTGTTTTTTCAACACTATCCGGATGGAACTACCTGGGGACCTATGCACTGGGGACATGCGACTAGTGCAGATCTGGTTCACTGGACAGAGCAGCCCATCGCATTGTATCCGGATAGTCTGGGATATATTTTCTCAGGAAGTGTGGTAGTAGACAAGGATAATACCAGCGGTTTGGGTAAAAATGGTGTATCACCACTGGTTGCCATTTTCACACACCATAATCCAGATCTGGAAAAACAAAAAAGCGACAAATACCAATACCAAAGTCTGGCATATAGTTTAGATGAAGGCAAAACATGGAAGAAATATGAAAATAACCCAGTACTACCTAATCCCGGTATTACTGATTTTCGTGATCCCAAAGTACGCTGGTATGAACCTCAGCAAAAATGGATCATGTCCCTTGCCACTAAAGATCGTATCACCTTTTACTCTTCACCTAATTTAAAGAACTGGACAAAAGAAAGTGAGTTTGGACAGGATGCAGGATCACATGGCGGAGTATGGGAATGTCCTGATTTATTTCCACTAACAGCTAATGGAAAAACGGCTTGGGTATTGTTGGTTAGCATCAATCCTGGCGGGCCAAATGAAGGATCCGCTACTCAATACTTTATAGGAGACTTTGATGGAAAAACGTTTAAGCCCTATTCTAAAGAAACCAAATGGATTGATTACGGAACAGATAACTATGCAGGTGTAACCATTGCTAATACCAACGAACGAACCCTGTTTCTGGGTTGGATGAGTAACTGGTTATATGGAGAAAAAGTGCCCACCAGCCCTTGGCGCAGTGCAATGACTGTACCGCGGGAATTAGGACTTACTCAAATAAAGAAAGACTGGTTTCTAACATCTGTTCCTGTAAAAGAGTTAAATGTTTTGAAAGGGGAAAGCTTCTCACTCAAAAAAGAAAATATCAAAGGAGGACGTCCACTCACGAGTAAGCTAAAAAATGAAACCGGATTATTTAAACTGGATGTGTCAGCACAAAATACAAATGACTTCTCTATTGTACTGGCTAATGATCGGGGAAATGAAGTAATCATCGGATATGATAAAGCCAGTAATGTATACTATATAGATCGTACCCATTCCGGCCAAACAAACTTTAGAGAAGGATTTGGAAAACGGTATACTGCTCCCCGCCTCTCAGCAGATCAGATCATCTCGCTTACAGTAATTGTAGATGTTGCTTCAGTAGAACTGTTTGCAGATAATGGACTAACCGTAATGACTGGGATCTTTTTTCCGGAACAGCCTATGTCTCAACTTTACATCAAATCAGCGAAAGGTATCTTTATTGAAAATTTACTATACACCAAGCTTAAGCCATCCGTTAAACAACCCGTCAAAAACTAA
- a CDS encoding DNA-3-methyladenine glycosylase 2 family protein, with protein MSWHAEDLIMTRLVETIIAPVVSSQTDLYVGLLESVISQQLSVKVADIIYARFCGLFENNNPLAEQVLLTDIEKLRSIGLSGQKVNYIRNIATFHQKYPITMDRLTSLTDEEIITHLTQIKGVGRWTVQMLLMFPMNRPDIFPIDDLIIRQSMVELYKVNETGKELHKRLHEIAERWKPNRTLACKYLWRSRDKKYLLLVQPTQDTITQIV; from the coding sequence ATGTCCTGGCATGCTGAAGATTTGATTATGACCCGTCTGGTCGAAACCATCATAGCCCCTGTAGTTTCTTCTCAGACAGACTTATATGTTGGATTACTGGAATCTGTTATTTCTCAACAACTTTCTGTAAAAGTAGCCGATATTATTTATGCCCGTTTCTGCGGATTATTTGAGAACAATAACCCTCTTGCAGAACAAGTTCTTCTGACAGATATAGAAAAGCTTCGTTCAATAGGTTTATCTGGTCAGAAAGTAAATTACATCCGTAATATAGCCACCTTTCACCAGAAATATCCTATCACAATGGATCGGCTTACGTCTTTGACAGATGAAGAGATCATTACACATCTTACTCAGATTAAGGGTGTAGGCCGCTGGACTGTACAGATGCTTCTGATGTTTCCAATGAATCGTCCGGATATATTTCCCATAGATGATCTGATAATCAGACAATCGATGGTTGAATTATATAAAGTGAATGAAACCGGGAAAGAGTTACACAAACGTCTTCATGAGATAGCGGAAAGATGGAAGCCTAATCGCACGCTTGCTTGTAAATATTTGTGGCGATCCCGAGACAAAAAGTATTTACTACTAGTTCAACCCACACAGGATACGATAACCCAGATTGTCTAA